In Oreochromis aureus strain Israel breed Guangdong linkage group 17, ZZ_aureus, whole genome shotgun sequence, the genomic stretch gaaagaggttagaacctttaaaagtgtgtatgaaagaaaggggtatgaaatatatttcttttgtgatgaaaagtaggatgttctAAAGTTGGAAAgagcttttaattcaagaaatgtatgagtgatggtatgagaggttgagtttcttttctctcagttcaaaaacacataagtatatacacttggtTAATTGTTCAGACTGTTAAGATTTAGTGGAATTACTGATTgtttttagactataaatacaaagaaagagGAAGTCTGAGAGAAGTGTGTGCGTAGCCAAACtggagagtgtgtgtttgaaacaggaagtctgattatagctTATGAGTTAGAGAGACAttgcaacatgaaaacagagcaattAGGGACTGAATGTTTTaggaaaagtaataaaattatattaattacaggttttagaaaaaaaatagactgggagaaataaatacatgaactaacaattacattaatgaattgaaaacgcacgtacacaaactgttacatgtgaaattatggttggaaagtttaagaaagaaagcagtttacactcctttaatttccagaaccagtgtgtcccctaggcctgataacacccttgcccagttggcccctgtagtaggcgggcatggaaggctggacagcccatgacgggtaagatcccacctcgaaaccctgggacaacctaaggcaaggcgcagtcacgattgctcgaacctaagtcccggagtgaccttggagtcactggaggagacgggatttaacaggtaaggccactgggcacaggcggaggggaaatgtcattaacaaggaccagtgatgaaccagagagagaaaatacaccctgtcaaaaggagtttgaaacactgcaaaagaaacatttacaagatcacaaagatcataaagaaacatttataaaaaccacacatacaaacagaaaatgcactaaccttacggagataagctcatgaagagtaatgcatagatagtgattaaaacttggctaagaacacaaacatatgtaattaaatcagcctgctaatttcatgagggttaaaatggtgtgaatgttgaagaaaatacacttaaaacacacttggataagatagagttgttgtggaataactcaaacgaagctgtatgacaagggagtgagttatggaaaaaacaaaaacaaaagaggagtaattacttaggagtgctcttgcactgatttatcaaagtaagtgattagtatagaaagaaaatgaaaataattcaataatgtgataaggtttaaacatgtattcctcttgttaagttggctgttgagctgtgggtttatgcaaattagctggagcagagacacttcctgtgtgtgtgtgtgtcggaggctttctgttcagttcaagagagagagATCGGgggctgttgaagagtatttggcgaaatataatggtaaagtatcaggatagttgattacggtggtcaggcctgttcagaggggcagatttggacaggaaatttataatttaaggatgatatgtggttgaaattggtttttatcttgtgctgaatgaacacatggtaaagtgaggaagggtgacattgtgcaaacggtctttgatcttttggcgaggttttcggtgtgttgaatggatgaaatttaagattgttttagatttttgaggctgttgtttctatttcaagagagggagttttgataaacatggacatgtctaaaagggcccatagtttttgtaacagtgcacttagagaaaaaacctgtcaggtgattttgtttggtactttgatgagctaataatcagctctcttttttcatttttgttctaagcaggcctggaagacagtgaacggacggcgctgacaaaattactaagtacgaaaatcaggtgggctttacagaattataattgattacaatcagagactgatgggcggcaagtctctgtctaaaaatggattgtatcgattcaatccagtcaaaagtatagagaactattttcctaaaaaggaaaacgaattaaaacaaatgattgagctcattttgctgatgtggagcatctgatgacgctTGCGgagggctgcagatcagcaaaaatatcatgtgtgaatgcatgggagtgaatgcgagtgatgggaccaagggggaaataaatgaaaggacaagtgggagacttaaatctggggatgctgattttgggatattgatgtttgttttgagaaaattatttactggggttggattatgttattacactatagaatgctaaatgctaaaaggggaaacattgtttgatgagattcaagttaccattaactgaggtaactcaggattaataactgttttgtttaaggttgtttttgtcatgacgcagactggatcatagagggagagtatgaaatgtaaagtacaggttttgtttccaggaagttccaaggatccagactttgcatggagcaacgagttggaggagatttgacatgatgattaaattgattttgttccttaaacataggttttcagggctggagcaaaacaccggagaggagaattgctgagctgttctgagaaatgaaatgactaacctttttccttttgatttgttaagcttgggtggagcatgttgagtttttgccacatgagatgtgtcaaaaagagaggatttaagatttaatttgtttaatgtgaaagggttttactaggattttataatgattggggttgtttgataatctagatatagtaaaactgaggacttgttaaaagaaaggattaaaatgaactgaattaggtttagaggataaattgctggtgttaataagaagttgtacaccaaacttaaaggggaaactgtgggaataaaggatatgctttggggaaaatagtgaagattttatgagtagaaaatgtgggatttctttttgattttaggataagttgtaacagtgacataatgctagaatgttgttataatgtaggctttagaaacagatagtaaatagatttatttttagggtagaggagagctttttatgaggatgttaaaagtctcgctgactcaaatgaataatattggagattatatatgtagaaatgattttttcatacacattgcattttggtgcctttaacggagttgtggctcagagagtcgtctcttgagggtcataaacttttggttaacgttatgattagccaatctactgtgagaatgacctgagttttgaaggattgcacacgcttacagacatatagagttcatcaacacacaggacagtattgatttgaggcctagggcctgaaattcatttagcttttaactgaatttgagttggcccggTAACAAGTGacaaaagaggaactgaataggagtttcgtggTAACTAAAtggggtgacatgtaaaatattgagataacagatgcagctctaacttagtcctcttatataaaaagcagttacagaaatacagaaaacagaagcaaagggagaaagcttatatatgttggttaagtctgataaagtttaagttagaaggagtcattacattaaaagcagcaaaatgaaataaaatgatatattcaaacaggttatcacccaggaaatgggagttcaaaatactgttagagttcagcttttagctatgatgaagtttatctaggagcaattaactaggtgcttacacttagtgattaaaatggttgtttttctttgatccttgagtagaataagtgtttaggatttttcttgtgaaaggtgactttagaggagaggtaggcccttgcagcagtgacagttttgtgcacaggatgttgatgatcagataaggagcaaagaggaagcacatgcagagacgtgcttccttcgattctcttaaaggcagtgctgtgagagttttacaaatgctgagtacggttgaatgagatataaaaataaaagtcaaaaaccaaatacaaaattaggttcatgttttgagtaacattaggttgagtaacattaggtttgaataaagaagacaactgagggacataaggcagggaagccgtactagggagaaagtgttttgtttcctttgcaggtggccagagttccactagagtgggacccagaagaggagcagagaccacttaagcatgaagtgttctcaagtgggagcgggcattttataactaagaccacctagatgacatgaggttgtctgatttgttaagtcacaggatgccaagagagggtcagagctaagaacagtgatcctaaatgtccatgacgtcaggggtggacagggaaacagttgaatgggccaaggagtgacccaacataatgtatggcgacctctggtgtgccagaggtcgagagtgggggtgagaggaatagaaatattttcctgctattatttgctgctattttataatcatcattaccatttcatgtgatgttgcattcagatgcattcagatgttcaaatatattggtattatattagtctttattacaggtttagttataatcagttgaatctataatttaaaggttttcgaatgtttttatattcttacacatagtctccagtgggtgagaaaactgagttgcaggctgacaggaaacggtgtgcttttgcagaagtgaaaccgaaagcagagcgagtgcaagccaaagagccaaagagttattatgcatttatctttgatttaagcttttagtagaggcttttgatcaaaacattaattcagtagagtacacatatatagtcttggttcggacatacacgtaaccacacgcacacttagttagagaATCACTGATgaggggaaagttcaagttgcttaagttgaggtcaactaaggttcagaaaagcagatgcaaactctgcacgtacagacagacaaatagtgagaggtcatgacacgtacgcagtacacagcatgcacgcgcccttgcacgtgtacgcacacacacatacacaccatggtagatctattttggtagggcagaaatgcagaagtgtgccgaagtacttagaggaagtgcaccagacgagcgacagcgaagaggggaagcaccgacccgaagacaatgttctttagagctatgttaaaggtcatggaacattttgtggtttggattgacgtaagctgtactattgtctatttttgtaaaagaggggggctttgttattgtacccatataaaaccttgtctcatgattgtaagttcagttcaacactgattgggttgttgaactcacacatgtgttcattaaaatgccgtctaaattgcacacgcctggatctgtggttatttatggattcctctctcaacattgaaccctaacaatcTTTACCAGTAGCACAGGCAGATCTAGAGAAATTTCCTAAGgaaaatataaattgtaaattCTAAAGAGTTATACTCAAATTTTGTAAACAATAAAGTTCTATACAACTATTTAGCCAAAAAGTGCAGCCAATGCATCTGGTGTTTTTGTACATCcatttaaaactaaaattagacaacaatcaggtgtcacaataagatgccacacaaattatttgtgcaagTTCAAAAAATACTTTGTCCACCACAAGAGGAAAATACCACAGTGTTAACTGTAGCTAGGATCAAAGTGTTAATGCtagcttattttaataaacaatacTGTCAAATGCAACACTTGGGTGCCACTAGCGGTGGAAAGAGattattttagggtggcacatgACATGCCATTGCACCTTTGTAGATCCAATCACTAGTATTATAGATCAgattagagagagagaaatgcagaaaataaaaagcacaaagcaaaataaatgaataaataagaaATAGAAATTGtgcttctttcttttatttccaaAGCATGCTttgttataactataaggattCATTTGTATCACCCATTTAGTATTAAATAGAAAGCATATATTTGCATACATGGAGGAATATACAAGTATATATTATATAAgtcaaataaatataataaataatgtcCATTATTTTAGACATAATGGACATAATTGTCCATCATGACAACAAACAAAGAGTCTTACATACTTATCCCAAGTCAGCTTCAACAAGAATCTATCACCTTTTTTTCACAGACTTCAGTTTAACAGTGATTTGTAAACACAATGTAAATATCCACAACGTTTTTTAGTCTTGTTATAGCATCATatgttcttttctttgtgtttgctttatttagaCTTTAAAGGAAGATAAAGAGAAGGAGTCCAAGCAGCAGATGGATCATTCCCAGTCTGATAGAAGAAGCATCACTTCTGGTTGTAGAGACAGTGGTTGTAGTTGATGTAGCAGTTGTAGCTGaggcagtggttgtagttgatGCAGCAGTTgtagtggttgtagttgtagttggggtggtggttgtagttgtggcGGTGTTTGTAGTTATAGTCGGGGCAGCGGGTGTAGTTGTAGTGggggcagtggttgtggttgtagttggcgCGGTgcttgtagttgtagttgggatGGTGATTGTAGTTGGGGCAGCAGTTATAGTTGTAGTGGGGGAAAtggttgtggttgtagttgcggtggtggttgtagttggggcggtggttgtagttgtagttttggcagtggttgtagttgtggttggggtagtggttgtggttgtagttgcgGCTGTGGTTGTACTTGGagtggtggttgtagttgtagttggggcagtggttgtagttgtactTGAggtggtggttgtagttgtagttggggcggAGTTTGTAGTTGTAGATGGGGCagcggttgtagttgtagtaggggcagtggttgtggttgtagttgcggcggtggttgtagtttgggaggtggttgtagttgtagttggagcagtggttgtggttgtagttggagctgtggttgtagttggagcaGTGGTTGTAGTGGTAGTTGGGgaggtggttgtagttgtaatTGGGGCagcggttgtagttgtagtggggGAAGAagttgtggttgtagttgcggcggtggttgtagttggggcgttggttgtagttgtagtaggggcagtggttgtggttgtagttggggtggtggttgtagttggggcggTGGATGTACTTGgggcggtggttgtagttgtagttggagcagtggttgtagttggagcagtggtggtagttgtagttggggtgGTGGATGTACTTGgggcggtggttgtagttgtagttggagcagtggttgtagttggagatgtggtggtagttgtagttagggtggtggttgtagttggggcagcGGTTTTAGTTGTAGTTGCGGTGgtggttgtggttgtagttggggcagtggttgtggttgtagttgcgGTGGCGGTTGTCGTTGGGGCAGTGGTTGTAGATGGGGCagcggttgtagttgtagtaggggcagtggttgtggttgtagttggggtggtggttgtagttgtagttggagcaGTGGTTGTTATTGTAGTTGGGGCGGTGgatgtagttgtagttggggtggtggttgtagttgtagttggagcagaggttgtagttggagcagtggttgtagttggagcagtggttgtagttgtagttggggtggtggttgtagttggggtgGTGGATGTACTTggggcagtggttgtagttgtagttggagcagtggttgtagttggagcggtggttgtagttggagcagtggttgtagttgtagttggggtggtggttgtagttgtagttggagcagtggttgtagttggagcagtggtggtagttgtagttggggtgGTGGTTGTGGTTGGGGCGGTGAATGTACTTGgggcggtggttgtagttgtagttggggcagtggttgtggttgtagttgcgGCAGCGGTTGTAGTTTGggtggtagttgtagttggggcggtGGGTGTAGTTGTAGATGGGGCAGCAGTCGTAGTTGTAGTGggggcagtggttgtggttgtagttgtggcGGTGGTTTTAGCTGTAGATGGGGCagcggttgtagttgtagttggggcagtggttgtggttgtagttgcagcagtggttgtagttggggtggtgcttgtagttgtagttggggcggtggttgtggttgtagttgcggtggtggttgtagttggagctgtggttgtagttgtagttagggcagtggttgtggttgtagtgggggcagtggttgtggttgtagttgcggcggtggttgtagttggaggTGTGGTTGTAGTAACGGCAGTAGTTGTGGTTGCggctgtggttgtagttggggcagtggttgtagttgtagttgggacagcggttgtagttgtagtgggggcagtggttgtagttggggcagtggttgtggttgcggctgtggttgtagttggggcaatggttgtagttgtagtgggggcagtggttgtagttgtagtgggggcagtggttgtagttgtagttggggcagtggttgtggttgcggctgtggttgtagttggggcagtggttgtagttgtagttggggcagtggttgtggttgcggctgtggttgtagttggggcagtggttgtagttgtagttgggacagcggttgtagttgtagtgggggcagtggttgtagttggggcagcggttgtagttgtagttggggcggtggttgtggttgtagttgcgGCAGTCGTTGTAGTTGgagctgtggttgtagttgtagttggggcagtggttgtggttgtagttgcagctgtggttgtagtttgggcagcggttgtagttgtagtgggggcagtggtggtagttgtagttggggcagtAGTTGTGGTTGCggctgtggttgtagttggagcagtggttgtagttgtagttgggacagcggttgtagttgtagtgggggcagtggttgtagttggggcagtggttgtggttgcggCTGTGGTTGTAGTGGGGGCaatggttgtagttgtagtgggggcagtggttgtagttgtagtgggggcagtggttgtagttgtagttggggtagtggttgtggttgcggctgtggttgtagttggggcagtggttgtagttgtagttgggacagcggttgtagttgtagtgggggcagtggttgtagttggggcagcggttgtagttgtagttaggcggtggttgtggttgtagttgcgGCAGTCGTTGTAGTTGgagctgtggttgtagttgtagtttgggcagtggttgtggttgtagttgcagctgtggttgtagtttgggcagcggttgtagttgtagtgggggcagtggtggtagttgtagttggggcagtAGTTGTGGTTGCggctgtggttgtagttggggcagtggttgtagttgtagttgggacagcggttgtagttgtagtgggggcggtggttgtagttggggcagtggttgtggttgcggctgtggttgtagttggggcaatggttgtagttgtagtgggggcagtggttgtagttgtagtgggggcagtggttgtagttgtagttggggcagtggttgtggttgcggctgtggttgtagttggggcagtggttgtagttgtagttgggacagcggttgtagttgtagttggggcggtggttgtggttgtagttgcgGCAGTCGTTGTAGTTGgagctgtggttgtagttgtagttggggcagtggttgtggttgtagttgcagctgtggttgtagtttgggcagcggttgtagttgtagtgggggcagtggttgtagttggggcagtggttgtggttgcggctgtggttgtagttggtgcaatggttgtagttgtagtgggggcagtggttgtagttgtagttggggcagtggttgtggttgcggctctggttgtagttggggcagtcgttgtagttgtagttgggacagcggttgtagttgtagtgggggcagtggttgtagttggggcagtggttgtggttgcggCTGTGGTTGTAGTTAGGGCaatggttgtagttgtagtcggggcagtggttgtagttgtagtgggggcagtggttgtagttgtagtgggggcagtggttgtggttgtagttgcggcggtggttgtagttggagcTGTGGTTGTAGTAACGGCAGTAGTTGTGGTTGCggctgtggttgtagttggggcagtggttgtagttgtagttgggacagcggttgtagttgtagtgggggcagtggttgtagttggggcagtggttgtggttgcggctgtggttgtagttggggcaatggttgtagttgtagtgggggcagtggttgtagttgtagtgggggcagtggttgtagttgtagttggggcagtAGTTGTGGTTGCggctgtggttgtagttggggcagtggttgtagttgtagttgggacagcggttgtagttgtagtgggggcagtggttgtagttggggcagcggttgtagttgtagttggggcggtggttgtggttgtagttgcgGCAGTCGTTGTAGTTGgagctgtggttgtagttgtagttggggcagtggttgtggttgtagttgcagctgtggttgtagtttgggcagcggttgtagttgtagtgggggcagtggtggtagttgtagttggggcagtAGTTGTGGTTGCggctgtggttgtagttggagcagtggttgtagttgtagttggggcagtAGTTGTGGTTGCggctgtggttgtagttggagcagtggttgtagttgtagttgggacAGCGGTTGCAGTTGTAGTGggggcagtggttgtagttggggcagtggttgtggttgcggctgtggttgtagttggggcagtggttgtagttgtagtgggggcagtggttgtagttgtagttggggcagtggttgtggttgctgctgtggttgtagttggtgcagtggttgtagttgtagttgggacAGCGGTTGTAGTCGTAGTGggggcagtggttgtagttggggcagcggttgtagttgtagttggggttgtggttgtggttgtggttgtagttgcggcagtggttgtagttggagcTGTGGtcgtagttgtagttggggcagtggttgtggttgtagttgtggtggtggttgtagtttgggcagcggttgtagttgtagtgggggcagcggttgtagttgtagtggggGCAGatgttgtagttgtagttggggcagtggttgtggttgcggatgtggttgtagttggggcagtggttgtagttgtagtgggggcagtggttgtagttgtagttgcggctgtggttgtagttgcgGCTGTGATTGTAGTTGaggcagtggttgtagttgtagttggagcagtggttgtagttgtagttggggcggtggttgtggttgtagttgcggcggtggttgtagttggagctgtggttgtagttgtagtggggacagtggttgtagttgtagttggggcagtAGTTGTGGTTGCggctgtggttgtagttggagcagtggttgtagttgtagttgggacagcggttgtagttgtagtgggggcagtggttgtagttggggcagtggttgtggttgcggctgtggttgtagttggggcagtggttgtagttgtagtgagggcagtggttgtagttgtagttggggcagtggttgtggctgtggttgtagttggggcagtggttgtagttgtagttgggacAGGGGTTGTAGTCGTAGTGggggcagtggttgtagttggggcagcggttgtagttgtagttggggcggtgggtgtggttgtagttgcggcagtggttgtagttggagctgtggttgtagttgtagttggggcagtggttgtggttgtagttgtggtggtggttgtagtttgggcagcggttgtagttgtagtgggggcagcggttgtagttgtagtggggGCAGAtgttgtggttgtagttggggcagtggttgtagttgtagtgggggcagtggttgtagttgtagttggggcagtggttgtggttgcggctgtggttgtagttggggcagtggttgtagttgtagttggagcagtggttgtagttgtagttggggcggtggttgtggttgtagttgcggcggtggttgtagttggagctgtggttgtagttgtagtgggggcagtggttgtggttgtagttgcggcggtggttgtagttggggcagtggttgtggttgtagttgtggtggtggttgtagttgggacagcggttgtagttgtagtgggggcagtggttgtagttgtagttggcacag encodes the following:
- the LOC120434011 gene encoding LOW QUALITY PROTEIN: mucin-2-like (The sequence of the model RefSeq protein was modified relative to this genomic sequence to represent the inferred CDS: inserted 1 base in 1 codon; substituted 2 bases at 2 genomic stop codons), producing the protein TAQTTTTTTTPTTTAAPTTTTTNAPTTTTTTGPTTITTAAPTTTTTAAPSTTAATITTTTNAPTTTAAATTTTTTAQTTTTTAAPTTTITPTTTTTTAPTTTTTTAPTTTTTAAQTTTTTTAPTTTTTTAQTTTTTTAPTTTTAATTTTAPTTTTTAAPTTTTATTTTTTPTTTTTTAPTTTTTTAPTTTTTTYPTTTTTTAPTTTTTTAPTTTTTTAPTPTTTGAPTTTTAATTTTTTTQTTTTAATTTTTTAPTTTTTTAPTTTTTTAPTTTTTTAPTTTTTAAPTTTTTTAPTTTTTTAPTTTTTTAPTTTTTTAPTTTTSTAPTTTTTTAPTTTTTAAPTTTTTAAPSTTTTTAPTTTTTGAPTTTTAATTTTTTTQTTITAATTTTTTAPTTTTTAIPTTTTTTAPTTTTTTAPTTTTTAAPTTTTTTTPTTTTTTAPSTTTAATTTTAPTTTTTAAPTTTTAPTTTTTPTTTTTTTPTTTTTTAPTTTTTTAPTTTTTAPPTTTTTTAPTTTTTTVPTTTTTTAPTTTTTTAPTTTTTTAPTTTTTTAPTTTTTQTTTTAATTTTTTAPTTTTTTAPTTTTTTAPTTTTTTAPTTTTTAAPTTTTTTAPTTTTTTAPTTTTTTAPTTTTTTALTTTTSTAXLQTTTTAPTTTTTAAPTTTTTAAPSTTTTTAXLQLQPVAPTTTTAATTTTTTTQTTITAATTTTTTAPTTTTTAIPTTTTTTAPTTTTTTAPHYNYNRCPNYNYNHRLTTTTTTAPSTTTATTTTTAPTTTTTAAPTTTTAPTTTTTPTTTTTTTPTTTTTTAQLQPQPLPTTTTTXSPTTTTTTAPTTTTTTVPTTTTTTAPTTTTTTAPTTTTTTAPTTTTTTTPTTTTTTAPTTTTTTAPTTTTTAPPTTTTTTAPTTTTTTVPTTTTTTAPTTTTAATTTTAPTTTTTAVPTTTTTTAPTTTTTAVPTTTTTTTTTTTTAPTTTTAATTTTTTAPTTTTTTAPTTTTAATTTTTTAPTTTTTTAPTTTTTTAPTTTTAATTTTAPTTTTTTAPTTTTTTAPTTTTTSAPTTTTTAAPTTTTTAAQTTTTTTTTTTTTAPTTTTTTTTTTAPTTTTAATTTTAPTTTTAPTTTTTAVPTTTTTTAPTTTTAATTTTAPTTTTTTVPTTTTTTAPTTTTAATTTTTTAPTTTTTTAPTTTTTTASTTITAATTTTAATTTTTTAPTTTTTTAPTTTTSATTTTAPTTTTTSAPTTTTTAAPTTTTTAAQTTTTTTTTTTTTAPTTTTTTAPTTTTAATTTTTTTTTPTTTTTAAPTTTTAPTTTTTAVPTTTTTTAPTTTTAATTTTAPTTTTTTAPTTTTTTAPTTTTAATTTTAPTTTTAPTTTATAVPTTTTTTAPTTTTAATTTTAPTTTTTTAPTTTTAATTTTAPTTTTTTAPTTTTTAAQTTTTAATTTTTTAPTTTTTTAPTTTTAATTTTTTAPTTTTTAAPTTTTAPTTTTTAVPTTTTTTAPTTTTAATTTTAPTTTTTTAPTTTTTTAPTTTTTTAATTTTTTAPTTTTTAVPTTTTTTAPTTTTAATTTTAPTTTTTTAPTTTTTTAPTTTTTIAPTTTTAATTTTAPTTTTAPTTTTTAVPTTTTTTAPTTTTAATTTTAPTTTTTTAPTTTTTAAQTTTTAATTTTTTAQTTTTTTAPTTTTAATTTTTTTTTTTTAPTTTTAATTTTTPTTTTTTAPTTTTTTAPTTTTTIAPTTTTAATTTTAPTTTTAPTTTTTAVPTTTTTTAPTTTTAATTTTAPTTTTTTAPTTTTTAAQTTTTAATTTTTTAPTTTTTTAPTTTTAATTTTTTAPTTTTTAAPTTTTAPTTTTTAVPTTTTTTAPTTTTAATTTTAPTTTTTTAPTTTTAATTTTAPTTTTTTAPTTTTTTAPTTTTTIAPTTTTAATTTTAPTTTTAPTTTTTAVPTTTTTTAPTTTTAATTTTAVTTTTPPTTTTAATTTTTTAPTTTTTTALTTTTTTAPTTTTTATTTTTTTPTTTTSTAPTTITTTAPTTTTTTTPTTTTTTAPTTTTTAAPSPTTTTAPTTTTTTAPSTSTTPTTTTTTAPTTTTAPTTTTTTAPSTSTAPTTTTTPTTTTTTAPTTTTTNAPTTTTAATTTTTSSPTTTTTAAPITTTTTSPTTTTTTAPTTTTAPTTTTTTAPTTTTTTSQTTTTAATTTTTTAPTTTTTAAPSTTTNSAPTTTTTTTSSTTTTTAPTTTTTTTPSTTTAATTTTTTTPTTTTTTAKTTTTTTAPTTTTTATTTTTISPTTTITAAPTTITIPTTTTSTAPTTTTTTAPTTTTPAAPTITTNTATTTTTTPTTTTTTTTAASTTTTASATTATSTTTTVSTTRSDASSIRLGMIHLLLGLLLFIFL